Genomic window (Silene latifolia isolate original U9 population unplaced genomic scaffold, ASM4854445v1 scaffold_238, whole genome shotgun sequence):
ACAATGCTCGGAATCCAAAGGCGCCTCTGGTGAGGCTATGGGGACACAACCAGCGAGACAAGTCGGGACACAATTTGTGATTACTGTTCCTTCATTGCACTACCGAACCAAACGGGGATGATGCATTACTACCATTCTTGTCAGACGTCGAAGAGGAGGAACATGAACTTCAGTGGTATCCAAAGGAGCAACCATAACACGCTTACCATTATTGTTTATTGCTAGCGACTGACTAACATCTTCCAGTTCCTGAATAATATCCTTATTATGAGGTTCAGCCAAGCGCGCCTCTTCCAAAACAGAACGAGCTTCAGGAAACCTATTCAGCTTCTTAAGGGCCACGACCTTACGAAAAAGAGCTTTAGCATGTCGAGGAAAAAATTGTAAAACCAAAGAACAATAGATCAAAGCTTCCTCAAAACCTTGGAGTTTAGTAGCACACGCGGCCAAGTTTAAACACAAAGAAACAGCTAAAGAAAAACTCGTGTTGAAATCAAACTCAATTTTACCCTTGAGAGTCGAACTGAGAAAACGACACGCGGTGTCGTAACAACCACCCGCCTGATCAAACTGAGATTGTCGAAAAAAACTATTGCCTAAATCCTTAAGCGCTTGAATTTGAGAAAAAGGGTTTTCAACTTGAGAAGAAGCTTTCAGTAAATAAGTTTCCTCATCGGACAACTTATCGCCGCCGTGAAATAAAACAAAGCAATTAAGAAAACCGGCGGCAGAAGCAGAAGAAAAGGTTGAAGACGGCTTCATATCGAAACAAAATCCGACAAACAAAGAAACTTAAACAACCCAGATAAACGAAAGCAAAAGAGGTATTAAAATAGTAAATTAAGAAAACTGAGTTTAAAAGGCAGAAATCAAACCATAGATCTCACAAAAGAAGACTGAAACAACCCAGATAAACTGAGTTACTGTTGGCGATTGAAACGAACAAACTTCACGCTGCAAACCAATACGCCGCCGGAGAAACGATGAACAAAGAACCGACCCAAAGAAGCAAGAGCCTCTCGCCGGCGACCAGAAGAGATTTAGCTGTGGCCGCCGGCGAGAGGAGGAGGGTAAGGTTGGCGGCGGATTAGCGGTGGGAAAATTCTAGGGTATTTTTGGGGATTTTTTTTTGgggtattaatattattactttaaaTGATAAatatcattaaaaaaatgaattatATATATAACGTTTATACTATTTAATAAGAAAAAATTATAATTTGTAAAATTGTTATTATATATAATCAGAAGGCATATACTCCGTAGTTCGTAGTAAATGTGAGTATCAGTCTAGTTTAGACCTGTTGAATTTTTACCCTACTCGTAAACCCAACTTAACTGACCCATATTATTTTGGGTCAAGACCCGTAAATCATTATTCACCTTCCGATTGACCCTAATTTAATATGACCCGTTTAAATATATACTATCTTGCCTTGAATAATAAAAGATGTGAAAATTATTTTTAATCTGTATTATGACACTAATTTAATCCATTTTACATTTAGATAAATAAATATGAGTTCATTAACCCGTGTAATTTGCGCTAGGTAAAGAAACACAAATTCTTTTAAAGATTATATCATCTTGAAAATATAGTTAATTATACACTCAAATTAGTTTGAAAGTCTTGACCCGTGACCCATGACCCATGACCCATGACCCATGACCCATTTAATCCAACCTCAAAATGACCTACTAATTTCGTGTTGAAATCCAACCTAACCCGTTTGACCCGATATATTAAAGATAAGTTTATGTTAAGTGTGAATATAAAATTAAGATACAAAAATTATTAAAATGTGAATATTTATATGCACCCTTCATTTTTATATGACGTTTTTATAATACATTTAAGGTACATAAATTATTAAAATAGTGAACCCGTGAATCTTATCATATATCCCAACAATTAGTttcactatagacggatatctccgTCTAAAATGAAAGatgggtcaaatatgcttaacATAGTGACATTTTTTGGCCCCCACCATGTAACTTGTTGCTTCTTATGTTTAAAGTCGGAGGATATTTGGCTCGTCTATaagtctataactatagacggatatctcccaTTTATAAAAAGAATTTGTTATATCCCAATTAGCTCTAATCGGTATTATAAAATTCTAAATTTAATAATTTCGACATGGATCGAGCTCGGCCTGACCAAACTTACATCAATAAACTTACTAAAACCCATTAGCAATAAATCTAATTAAACAAAAAATCTTGTTAAgattaaagtatttatctttagtttaaaacgggtcaaatactcATATGTTAGATAGGACGAAAGTAAAATGTCAACGCACTAACAAAAAATTGTCTAATCTATACAAATAAAATTTGTTTAACCCGATTTGTTCttaaacggatatatccgttttaAGAAAGATCGTCCGATAAATAAATATACTCTGTGTAAAACTGGAGGAGCCAACTCCCAAGTGTATACGATACAAACACATGGCAATGTCATGAAATGAAGGGTTGAAAGATCCTTTTTACATAATTCCACTCCTAAAACCCCATAGCTCAACCTAGACCCTTGCCTATCCATATTCCTGAACCATCTTCAATGTCATACCAATTTTATTCTCAAATTTCCCAGATttattatcaataaaaatcaCAATTATTATCATTTACTCCCCCTAAATTTGATGTACTCTACATTAGGCTGCTTTTGGTGCTATGATAGGCTATTTATTTCGTTGTGGCATTTCAGATTTAAATTTCATCTATGGATTTGTGTTGAAAAGATTAAGATCTGGTACTtgtattttaaattttttatttattcAGTAGAAATTTCTTTTGTCAAagtttattaatttatttacttcctttgtcattttttttttatattcatTGCAGATTTCACATTCTTCTTATAAATCTACTGTCGAAATCTAATTTTTTTACATATAATTCTTAAAAGTAATTTCATAGGTAATTTCTTaagtaaattaattttttttaatcaaCTACAGTTTTTTATATTCATTGGAAATTTCacgttttattttttatattcaTTGAAAATTTTACTGTTAAGTGTGAAAAataattttggaagtaaattAATGTTTTTGTATTATTTTTATCTAGTTTAATACTATACATTAAATAGCTAAATTGTTCGTTCAATTGTTTCAAAAAAAGTTCCTCAAATTTTGCCTGAGGAAAGTTGAAATCATCTAATTAATTGGAACTATGATCGTGGTTCCGAAAATTTAGCAAAAGGCAAATGCAATTTTGACATATTGACTTTCAACCACAGGCTGACACATCAGCTCTGTGGTTGTTGGTTTAATAAATAGGATATGAGATTAGAAAATGGTTGTCACGACTCTTGGTTATGAAAATTACTCCGTATCTCATAGTGAAGTTTTCTGTTCGAGTTAAAGGACGTCCACTTTTATGTTTTGTATTTCAATCCTTTTTAGGTGATAAATTTGGGTTAGAAGCTACTAATCTCTTGGATCACCCTTCATATTGTCTCAATTGTACCCTATAACCTTATTTTCTTATATCTTATATAATAGGGGGTTTGCATATTTTTACATGGCCAATACCCTTTGACTGCACCTGTATTTACAGTCAATGCCCCTTAATCTTATTATTTTATGTTTCTCTTATGTATTACACGCCTGAAATTTTTCCTCATCTATCATTCCATTCTAATTATGTATCCAGAAACTTCATATTCAGGTTTTGATTTTATCGCAGCCATAATCACACTCACAAATCTCACCTTTGATTTCTTAGATCAATCCAATAATTTCCCCAAAATCAGTTTCCAGAAATTTTAAAAAAACCTCAAATTAAGGTTACAcccgaacccccttaaccaccaTCACCACCTACATCACACCGACGCCATATACACCGTGTTAGTCGCCGTCGTCGTTGCAGGATGTAGCATCTTCGAATGGATGACGCCGAGTATATGGCCGATGAATATGATATGGAAGAAATCTCTGACGATATGCAAGAAGATTTTCGCGACAGAGATGGCGTTTCGGATTCGGATAATGACGAATATGATTTCATGGTTAGTTGTTTTGATTGTTGtaattttgcttttttttttgtttgttttgattttaaCCGTAAATTCGTGTTTTTGGTTTACTTTCAATTTTAAATTAGTGTGTTTGTGCTGATTTTCAGTGTAAATTCGAGTTTTGGTATGATTTTAGTATCAAAAGGTATGATTTAATGGTTTGTTGATTTGATTGTTATAATTTGAAGTgtaaatttttgtttttgttttgagttttgagtTTTGGTAGATGAATTTggttatttttgaattgtttATGATTGAAGGATGAATTGTTTATGCAGACTAAGTGGAAGAGATATTCAAGGAATTTCTTGGGAAAGGCTTAGTGTTACCCGAGAAAAGTATCGCGAAACGAGGATTGAGCAATATTAAGAACTATGAAAATGTTCTGAATTCTGGTCAAGTTTCGGAGAAAGTATAATGGTTTTGATTTTACTGGTGTTGTAGTCGGGGTTTGAAGTTAAGGGATGAATTAGTCATGTGACTCGTAACTCATGTCTCATGTGACAGTGACTTGGAAAAATTGTCGCGATTTTTAGTTAGAGTTCATATTATTCATTGCTTAGAGGGGCGGAAGCCCATGGCAGTTTTCGTGTTTTGCCACTGCTTCTACTGTGATTGGATGTTTGTATGGGAAATTGAGAACTATGAAAATGTTCCAAATTTTGGTCAATTTCCAGAGGTATGTTTTCGATTTTAAGAAGTGGTGGAGTTGGGATTTAAGGGCGTTGAAAGATAGATTGAAAGTTTTAGTAAGGCGAGTTGGTGATGCAATATAGTAACTTGGAAAAATTGTTGCGAATTTTGATTAGAGAGTTCATTTTTATTCATTAGTAAAGCCCTAAGGTGATTGGATGTTTATATAACATTGgctcttttgtttttcatttcgtCTCTACGTATGCAAGAAGACTAACAAGAAGGGATTTTATTACGACTTTATAGACATAATTCAAGATCAGTGAAGTCTACAATCCTCCACTTTCAGGTTAGCTGAGTTGAAAC
Coding sequences:
- the LOC141638947 gene encoding uncharacterized protein LOC141638947; amino-acid sequence: MKPSSTFSSASAAGFLNCFVLFHGGDKLSDEETYLLKASSQVENPFSQIQALKDLGNSFFRQSQFDQAGGCYDTACRFLSSTLKGKIEFDFNTSFSLAVSLCLNLAACATKLQGFEEALIYCSLVLQFFPRHAKALFRKVVALKKLNRFPEARSVLEEARLAEPHNKDIIQELEDVSQSLAINNNGKRVMVAPLDTTEVHVPPLRRLTRMVVMHHPRLVR